Genomic segment of Rhodococcus rhodochrous:
CCCGATGAGCACCGTGCTCGACGCCCTGCGCGCCCTCGGCGCCGACATCGACGGCGACCGGCTCCCCTTCACCGTGCACGGCCGCGGTGCGGTGCGCGGCGGTTCCGTCACCATCGACGCGTCCGCCTCCTCGCAGTTCGTCTCGGGTCTGCTGCTGTCCGGTGCCGCCTTCGACGAGGGCGTGGTGGTCCACCACGCCGGCGAACCGGTGCCGTCGATGCCGCACATCGAGATGACGGTCGAGATGCTCCGCGCGGCCGGGGTCCCCGTCGATACCTCGGAAGCCGACACCTGGCGGGTGCCCCCGACGACGATCAAGGCCGTCGACGTCACCGTCGAGCCCGACCTGTCGAACGCGACCCCCTTCCTCGCGGCCGCGGCGGTCACCGGTGGTGTCGTCTCGGTGCCCCTGTGGCCCGAGTCGACCACTCAGGCCGGCGACGCGATCCGCGGCATCCTCGAGCAGATGGGCGCCGAGGTGACCTGGGCCGACGGGACGCTGACCGTGCGCGGCCCCGGCGAACTGCGGGGGCTCGACGTGGACCTGCACGACGTCGGGGAGCTGGCACCGACCGTCGCGGCCCTTGCGGCGGTCGCCGCTTCGCCCTCCGACCTGCGCGGCATCGCGCACCTGCGCGGTCACGAGACCGACCGGCTCGCGGCACTCGCCACCGAGATCGCCCGTCTCGGCGGGTCCATCACCGAGACCGAGGACGGGCTGCACATCGAGCCGGCTCCGCTGCACGGTGGTATCTGGCACTCCTACGCCGACCATCGGATGGCCACGGCCGGGGCGATCCTCGGACTCGTCGTCGACGGGATCGAGGTCGAGGACATCGGCACCACCGCCAAGACGCTCCCCGACTTCGAGGGTCTGTGGGAGTCGCTGCTGACGGGGAGCGACTCCTGAGGCGGCGGGAGTACGACGAGTCCGACGTCCGGGTCCGCCCCGGACGCGGCTCGCGGCCGCGCACGAAGGATCGCCCGGCCCACCGCAATGCCGAGGAGGGCATGGTCGTCACCGTCGACCGAGGTCGGTGGGGTGTCGCACTCGGCGGTGATCCCGACCGGATCGTCACCACGATGCGGGCACGTGAGCTCGGCCGGACCCCGATCGTGGTTGGCGATCAGGTGGGTGTCGTCGGCGACCTCTCCGGTCGCCCCGACACGCTCGCGCGCATCGTGCGGGTCGAGGACCGCAGCACCGTGCTGCGACGCACGGCCGACGACACCGACCCGTTCGAGCGCATCGTCGTCGCCAATGCCGAACAGCTGCTCATCGTGGTCGCACTCGCCGATCCCCCACCGCGGACCGGACTGGTCGAACGCGCACTCGTCGCAGCCTATGCCGGGGGTCTCGCCCCGTTGCTGGGACTGACCAAGAGCGATCTCGCCGATCCCGACGAGTTCGCTGCACACTTCGCGGATCTCGACATCCCGGTGCTGCTCGTCGGTCAGGGCGACGATCTCACCGCCCTGCACGAGCGGATCGACGGTCGCGTGACCGCCCTGATCGGGCACTCGGGGGTCGGCAAGTCGACACTGGTGAACAGGCTCGTCCCCGACGCCGACCGCGCCACCGGTGAGGTCTCCGGGGTGGGCAAGGGACGGCACACCTCCACCCAGTCGGTGGCCCTGCACCTGCCCGAGGGCGGGTGGGTGGTCGACACCCCGGGCATCCGGTCGTTCGGGCTCGCGCACATCGGGCCCGACGACGTCGTCGCATCGTTCGGGGACCTGGCCGAAGCGGTCGAAGACTGCCCGCGCGGGTGCACGCATCTCGGCCCGCCCGCCGATCCCGAATGTGCCTTCGACTCGTTGGAGGGCAAGTCGCACAACCGGGCGATGGCCGTGCGTGAACTGCTCACGGCGCTCGCGTCCAACGACCCTTGGTGAACCGACGAACCCCGGTTGAACGCACGAACCCCGGCACCTGTGGGTGCCGGGGTTCGTGCTCGTTCTCGTGACCGTCAGCGCATGCCGAGCGCGCGGCGGATGAATCCGCGCTTGCGGGTCTTCTCGATGGTGGTGGCCAGACCCACGCGGCGGCCGGTGGCCGGATCGATCTCCGGCGCTCCGCCGAAGCCCCGCTCGGAGGCGGTCTCCGGGGCGGCGTCGCGGTCGTCCTTGAGGTACTTGTCGGGCAGCGACAGCTTCGCGATGGTGCGCCACGACTTCCAGTACTGCACCGCGAGCGGGCCGGTGGTGTACGGCAGGTCGTACTTCTCGCACAGCTCACGCACGCGCACCGCGATCTCCGCGTACCGGTTGGACGGCAGGTCGGGGTAGATGTGGTGCTCGATCTGGTAGCTCAGGTTGCCGGTCATGAAGTCCATGACCTTGCCGCCGGAGATGTTCGCGGAGCCGAGCATCTGACGCAGGTACCACTGGGCACGCGTCTCGGTCTCGATGTCCTGCTTCGTGAACTTCTCCGCACCGTCCGGGAAGTGACCGCAGAAGATCACCGCGTTGGTCCAGATGTTGCGCACGAAGTTGGCCGTGGCGTTGGCCTTCATCGTGGACTTCCACGACTTGCCGGTGAGCGCCGGGTAGATCACGTAGTCCTTGAGGTGCTGCTTGCCGAGCTTGGCGAGCACCTCCTTGCCGCGTGCCTTGGTGAGCTCGCGGTCGTCGCGTCCCTGGATGACCTTGCCGAGCTCGAGCAGCTGGATGGCGATGCCGTACTGGAACAGTGCCGCGAGGATCGCGTTGTACGCGACGTTGCCGAGGTAGAACGGCTTCCACCGCTGGTCGCGGGTGACCCGCAGCAGACCGTATCCGACATCGTCGTCCATCCCGAGGATGTTGGTGTACTTGTGATGCAGGTAGTTGTGGGTGATCTTCCAGTGCGCCGACGGGTCGACGTTGTCCCACTCCCAGTTGGCCGAGTGCACCTCGGGGTCGTTCATCCAGTCCCACTGCCCGTGCATCACGTTGTGCCCGAGCTCCATGTTCTCGATGATCTTCGACAGGGAGAGCATGCCTGTGCCCAGCAGCCACAGCGGACGCTTGTTCGAGCCGAGCAGCACGAGGCGCCCGCCGATCTCGAGGCCGCGCTGCAGCCGGATCGTGTTGCGGACGTATCGAGCGTCGCGCTCACCGCGGGACTCCTCGATATCGCGCCGGATGGCGTCGAGTTCGCGGCCGATGGCCTCGACGTCCGCCTCCGTCAGGTGCGCGTACTCCTTGACATCCGATATCGCCATGGGAGCTACTCTACCGTAGGTTACGGGCCCGTAGGTTAGCCGGATTGAGGGCTGTGGCGCGAATCACACGGTGGCGGAAGGTTCCCGGTGACTCGATTCACCACGGCGACGACGACGCTCTGCTACCGCATGCTCGGCGTGGACCCGCAGCGCCGTGAGCAGACCCCGGCGACGTCCGGTGGACGCCTCGGTGACCACCACGGGCGCGTCCGGACGCCACCTGTCGAACTTGCGCTCGGAGGAGGTCTCGGGGGCATCGTCGGCCGTCGCCTTGAGGAACCGGTCGGGCAACGCGAGCTTGTGGATCGTGCGCAGGGCGAGCCAGTACTGCCGGGCGAGCGAGCCGGTCGTGTACGGCAGGTCGTACTTGCCGCACAGCGCCCGCACACGGGCGGCGATCTCCGGGTAGCGGTTGCTCGGGAGGTCCGGGAACAGGTGATGCTCGATCTGGTAACTGAGATTCCCGGTGAGGAAATCCATCGCACGCCCACCGGAAATGTTTGCGCTGCCGAGCAACTGGCGCAGATACCACTCCCCGCGCGTCTCGTTCTCGTAGTGCTCGGTCGTGAACTTCTCTGCGCCGTCGGGGAAGTGGCCGCAGAAGATCACGAGATACGCCCAGATGTTGCGGATCACGTTCGCGGTGAGGTTCGCGGTCAACGTGCTGCGCCAGGCCGGGCCGGTGAGCGCCGGGAAGAACACCAGGTCCTTGACGACCTGCCGGCCGGCCTTCGCCGCGAATTCCTTGTTGGGCCCCGAATTCCACTGCGTGGGCGGGACGCCCTCGAGTTCCTTCTTCGCCGAGAGGTCGTGCAGCGCGATCCCCCACTCGAAGGTCAGCGCGAGGACGATGTTCGCGATGGGCTGCGCGAGATTGCGCGGACGCCACTTCTCGTCGCGCGTCATCCGCAGGATGCCGAATCCCACGTCCTCGTCCATGCCCACGATGTTCGTGTAGGTGTGGTGCGCGTAGTTGTGGGCGCGCTTCCAGTGCTCGGACGGACCGGTCTGATCCCATTCCCACGAGGTCGAATGGATCTCGGGGTCGTTCATCCAGTCCCACTGCCCGTGCATCACGTTGTGCCCGAGTTCCATGTTCTCGATGATCTTCGCGAGCGACAGCGCAGCGGTACCGATGATCCAGCGCGACCGTCGACGCGAACCGAACAGCGCGCAGCGTCCGACCACCTCCAGCACACGCTGCGCACGGATGACGGAATGGATGTAGCGGGCGTCCCGCGGGCCGCGCGAATTCTCCACATCCCGTCGAATCGCGTCGAATTCGTTTGCAAGAGCAACGATGTCGTCTTCGGTCAGATGAGAGAACGCGCGGATATCGGTGATGGCCAAGCGGGATCCTTCGGAGGTTTGCTGTCGGTGTCTACACGTCCAGTGTGCAGTCGCCGGCAGCGGCGGAGATGCAGGTCTGGACGCGTTCGCCCTCTGCGTGCTCCTTGCCGGATCGCAGATCGACGACGTGCCCCTTCTCGAGCGGCACAACACAAGTCTGACAGATTCCCATGCGACAACCGAAGGGCATCAGCGCACCGACGCTCTCACCGGCCTCGAGAATCGTCGTGGCGCCGTCCACGGTGACGGTCTTGCCGGACTTCGCGAACGTGATCGTTCCGCCCGACCCCGAGGTGTCGGCGCGGCTGACGGCGAAGCGCTCGAGGTGGACCTGATCCTCGATGCCCTCCGCGACCCAGTGCGCGGTGATGTCGTCGAGCATCTGCTGGGGACCGCACGCCCAGGTCTGACGCTCGCGCCAGTCGGGGCACACCTCGTCGAGCTCCGAGAGCGCGAACTTGCCCTTCTCACGGGTGTGACGCACGTGCACGCGGAACCGATCGTGGGTGGCGTCGAAACGCTCGAGCTCGGACCGGAACATCACGTTCTCGGCCGTCGGCGCGGAGTGGATGTGCACGACGTCGGGCAGGTCGAGTTCGCGCTCGACCGCACGCCGGTCGAGCGTCCGCAGCATCGACATGATCGGCGTGATGCCACTGCCGGCCGTGAGGAAGAGGATCTTCGCCGGCGGCGGGTCGGGCAGGACGAAATCGCCCTTCGGGGCGGCAAGGCGCACGACGGTGCCCTCGGGGACCCCGCCGACGAGGTGGCTGGACAGGAAGCCCTCGGGCATCGCCTTCACGGCGATGGAGATGACCTTGTCATCCCAGGTGGGCGAGGAGGTCAGCGAGTAGGAGCGCCAGTGCCAGCGACCGTCGATGTGCAGACCGATGCCGATGTACTGGCCGGGTGCGTATCCGAAGTCGAAGCCCCAGCCGGGACGGATGACGATCGTCGCGGAATCGGGGGTCTCCTGGCGCACCGAGACGATGCGCCCGCGCAGTTCACGGGCGGACCACAGCGGGTTGACCAGATGCAGGTAGTCGTCGGGGAGCAGAGGGGTGGTCAGCCGGGCCACCGCGCCACGCAGGACGTTGGAGAGCGACTTCTCCCCTGGCGCGACGTGTGCCGCAGGCTTCTCGATCCATTCCTTCAGGCCCATCCGACCGTTTCTCCTCACTCCGGTTACGGCTCCGTAGGTTATCAGAGGTTACGGAAGCGTAGGTTGAGCGAGAGACGGTCGTCACACCGATGACGTGGCGATATGCGAGGTCAGAGCAGTTCGAGCAGGAAGGGCAGTTCCTGGGCCGCGTACCACGCCAGTTCGTGGTCCTCCGCGTCGCCGAGGACGAACTCGGCCTCCTCGTCGCCCAGTTCGGCCGCATCGACGATCTCGCGTGCCCGCGCGACGTCGGCCTCCGCCTCCTGCAGGTCGATGTGCACCGACGCGACCGCACGCATCGTGATCGGCCCGGCGAGCTTGACGACCGCATCGTCGAGATCCGGTCGCGGCTTCACCTCGTCGACGTCGGCCGCGATCACCACCCGACGGGACGCGAAGGACGGATGATCGTTCGGCTCCTCCGATCCGAGCAACCGCAGCGACGCGCGTGCCGCCTCGGCCATCGCGACCTCGGCGAGCTCCTCGTCGTCGCCCGCCGTGTAAGCCTCGCGCAGAGCGGGGGTCACCGCGAAGGCCGTCCGGCCCACCGCGTCGACCTCACCGTCGGCGACGAGGCCCTGCAACATCGCGAGCGTTGCCGGTACATAGACACGCGTCACTTCTCACCTGCCGGCATCCGTCAACTCCTCGAGAGATTCCTGGATCAGCGTCGCTGCCACGTCCACATCGGGCATCGCATCACGATCCGCATTCAAACCGTAGTAGATCTTGCCGTCGTAGGACGTCAACGCGATGCTCAGGGCCTGATTCTTCAGCAGCGGCGAGACCGGGAAGATCTCGAGCAGCCGGGCTCCGGTGAGGTAGAGCGGGTGCTGCGGACCGGGCGCATTGGTGATCATGAGGTTGAACATCCGCTGCGAGAAACCCATCGCGACCCGGGCTCCCACCGCGTGCATCGTCGCCGGGGCGAAGCCCGACAAGCGGACCATCGTCTGCGCCGCCACCCGCCGCCGCTGCCGCGAGTAGGCCTCGCCCGCATGCGCGATGTGCGACAACCGGACCACCGCGTTCGGCTCCCCCACCGGCAGATCCAGCAGGAAGGACGACACCTCGCCCTGCGGGTGCACCTGGATCGTGTCGTTGTCGCCGCAGTCGTCCGGATCCTGGGTGTACACCGACATCGGGACCATCGCCCGCACCACCGTCGCCTCGGTGACCGGCTCCCCGCGGGAGAGCAGCCAGTACCGCAACGCGCCGGCGAGGACCGCAAGCACCACGTCGTTGATCGTGCAGCCGTAGCGGGAGTGGATCTTGCGGTAGGGCTCCAGATCGGAGCGCACCACGGAGAACCGACGGCTCCTCGAGATCTGCGTGTTCAGCGGAGTCTCGGGCGCCGACTGCGCTGCCGTGCGGGCGATCCGGCCGACGGCGTCGACGGTCTCGGTGAGGGTCGCCGTGAGATCGCCCACGGCCGATCGCACGGCGGCGATCCCCTCCCCCGGGCGCGCGACGAGTTCGGCGAGCGCTCCGACGAGCAGAGCGGACTCCGACGGTTCGCGTTCGGGCATCCACAATTCCTCGGGGACCTCACGCGGCACCGGCTCCTTGTCGAAGAGCACCTGGACGATGTCGAGGGCCTCCTCGCCGTCGACGAGCGCCGAATGCGACTTCGTGAACAGCGCCACCCGATCGTTCGCGAGCCCCTCGACGAGATACATCTCCCAGAGCGGTCGCGTGCGGTCGAGCGGTCGCGAGACCAGACGCGCGACGAGGTCGTGCAGCTGTTCGTCGGAGCCGGGTTTCGGCAGCGCGGAGCGCCGCACGTGGTAGGTGATGTCGAAATCGCGGTCGTCGACCCACACGGGTCGCGAGAGCCCGAATGCGACCTCCCGCACCTTCTTCCGGTAACGGGGCACCTCGGGCAGTCGCTGCTCGACCAACCGCAGCACGCTCTCGTAGTCGAGACCGCCCTCGGGGGGTTCGAGGATCGCGAGCGACCCGACGTGCATCGGCGTGTTGCTCGTCTCCAGGTAGTAGTACGACGCGTCCTGCGCCGTCATCCGGCTCGTCATCGACCCCGTTCCCCCTCCTGACCCGAACCTCCCGAGCGTCGCCACCACGACTCGGCACCGTCCGTGGCTCCGCTCCCGATCTCCTCGGGATCGAGATCGAAGAGTACGGCCAGTTCGCCCGGCGCGTCGTGTGAACCATCATGGTGTACGCCGACCATCCCCGCAGCGGCGGCGCCTCGCACGTTGCCGACCGAATCGTCGACGAAGACGCACTCGCCGGGTTCGAGGTCCAGCAGCCGGGCGACCAGCAGGTAGCTCTCGGGGTCGGGTTTGGCGACACGTGCGTCACCCGAGAGCACCACGCGGTCGACGAACGGGCCCTCGAGATCGCGCAGCCACTGCGCGCCGGGCCCACCGGGATCGTTGCTCAGCAGGGCGGTCCGCACCCCACGCGCGCGCAGGACCGTCACGGCCGCGCCGAAGGTATCGGGATCGCTTCCCGGCCCGACCAGGACGCCACCGACATCGAGTACGAGTCCTCGCATCACGACACCACCGTAGGTCCCGGACGTCCTGCTCGCGCAGCGCATCCCGCGCGCGTCGGACCGGGACCGTCGCCCGGCGATGTGGCATCATGTGCGCGGTTCGTCCTCTCCCGAACCGCTTCGCCGTCACGGCGTCAGCCGTGCCGATGCAACCGTCACGGTGTCGGCCGTGCCGATCCGTCATGCCTTTCGGGAGAGCTCATGTCGCATCACACCGGGCGCTACGTGCGCCGCCTCACCAACCTCGAACCTCCGGTCGAGGAGGCCTGTCATCGTCCCCGCAGCCACCTCGCGCGCCGGCCCACGCCGCACGACGGACGCTCGGGGCGCGCACCGCTCCGCCGCGACGGAACCGAACGTCCGACCACCGCCCCCGGCACCGAAGATCCGACCACGCGGCCGGGCGACCGGCCCGCGATCGTCCTCGATCCGGGTGTCGTGCGGGTCGCGGAGACGGCGGTGCGACTGGTTCTCGAAGTGGTCGACGGCCGCCGTCCCGCCGTGCAGTCCACGACGGTCCTCGACCCGCGTCTCGTCGCCACGATCACTGCGGCCCGGCCTCCTCGCGCAGGACGCAGCACTGCGGTGCTGCTGCGGACGCGGGTACGTCCCGTCGACGCCGACACCGTGGAGGTGTTCGGCAGCTACGGTCGCGGGGACCGGGTGTTCGCCTACGCCGGCCGGATGGTGCACAAGCGCCCCCGCCCTCGTGCTCCGCACCGCTGGACGATCACGACCCTGTGGCTCGGGTGAGCCACAGGGTCGTGGGGCGATCGTGAGTCTTCGACTCAGCACTCCATGTGAGTCTTCGACTCAGCACACCACGTGAGTCTTCGACTCAGCACACCACGTGAGTCTTCGACTCAGCACTCCATGTGAGTCTTCGACTCAGCGCCGCCGGTTGGTCTTCGCGTCGCGCCTGGCCGCGGCACGACGCTCCTTGCGGGTGCCGGCCTGACGGGGCGCGGAGCCCGCGTCGGCACCGGCGGTCGTGCGCGCGACATGGGCGCGGCCGTCCTCGTCGGGACCGCTGTAGGTCAGGCGTCGCTCGGTCTCGTCGAGACCCTTGGCCCGCAGCGCCGTCGGTGCGGGCTCGGCCTGCGCCGGTTGTGCCGGACGGGCGGGCTGTTGTGCCGGTCGGGCCGGAGCCGCCTTGGCGAGGCTCGGGGCCGCCTGTGCAGCGGCCGCCGCGGAGGCCGGCGTGACGGCCACACCCGCGGACTGCTGCTGCTGCGCGGCCTCGACCTGGAGGTTGAACAGGAATCCGACCGATTCCTCCTTCAGACCCTCGAGCATCGCGGTGAACATGTCGAAGCCCTCGCGCTGGTACTCGACGAGCGGATCGCGCTGCGCCATGGCGCGCAGGCCGATGCCCTCCTTGAGGTAGTCCATCTCGTAGAGGTGCTCGCGCCACTTGCGGTCGAGGACCGACAGCAGCACGCGACGCTCGAGTTCGCGCATCGCATTCTCACCGGCGATGGCCTCGAGTTCGGCCTCGCGACGGGCGTAGGCGGCGCGGGCATCCTCGAGAAGAACCTCGAGCAGGCCGTCGCGGTCGAGGTCCTCGTTCTCGGCGACGAGCGTCTTGTAGTCGACACCCACCGGGTAGAGGGTCTTGAGCGCCGTCCACAACTGCTCGAGATCCCAGTCCTCGACGTAACCCTCGGCGGTGGCACCGTCGACGTACGCGGTGATCACGTCGGTGAGCATGTGCTGCACCTGACCCTCGAGGTCCTCGCCGCGCAGGATCCGGCGGCGCTCCTCGTAGATGACGGTGCGCTGCTGGTTCATCACCTCGTCGTACTTGAGGACGTTCTTGCGGATCTCGAAGTTCTGCTGCTCGACCTGCGTCTGCGCGCTCTTGATGGCCTTGGAGACCATCTTCGCCTCGATCGGCACGTCGTCGGGCAGGTTCAGCCGCGTCATGATCGACTCGAGCGCCGCACCGTTGAAGCGTCGCATCAACTCGTCGCCGAGCGAGAGGTAGAACCGCGACTCGCCCGGGTCGCCCTGACGACCGGAACGACCACGGAGCTGGTTGTCGATACGACGCGACTCGTGCCGTTCGGTGCCGAGCACGTACAGGCCACCGGCCGCACGCACCTTCTCGGCGTCGGCCTTCGACTCGGCCTTGATCCGCTCGAGGATCTCGTCCCAGGCCGCCTCGTACTCGTCCGGCGTGTTGACCGGGTCGAGGCCGCGCTTGCGCAGCTCGATGTCGGCGAGGATGTCGGGGTTGCCGCCGAGCACGACGTCGGTACCGCGACCGGCCATGTTCGTCGCGACCGTCACCGCGCCGGACCGGCCGGCCTGCGCGATGATCTGCGCTTCCTGCTCGTGGAACTTCGCGTTGAGCACGCTGTGCGGAACACCGCGCTTGGTGAACTGCCGGGACAAGTATTCCGAGCGCTCGACACTCGTCGTACCGATGAGGACCGGCTGGCCCTTCTCGTGACGCTCGACGACGTCGTCGACGACGGCCGCGAACTTCGCTTCCTCGGTCTTGTAGATCAGGTCGCCCTGGTCGACGCGCACCATCGGGCGGTTGGTCGGGATCGGGATGACACCCAGGCTGTAGATCTGGTGGAGCTCGGCGGCCTCGGTCTCGGCCGTACCGGTCATGCCCGACAGCTTGTCGTACAGGCGGAAGTAGTTCTGCAGCGTGATCGTGGCGAGCGTCTGGTTCTCGGCCTTGATCTCGACGCCTTCCTTGGCCTCGATCGCCTGGTGCATGCCCTCGTTGTAGCGCCGGCCCGACAGGACGCGGCCGGTGAACTCGTCGACGATGACGACCTCGCCGTTGCGGACGATATAGTCCTTGTCCTTGGCGTAGAGCTCCTTGGCCTTGATGGCGTTGTTGAGGTAGCTCACCAGCGGCGAGTTGGCCGCTTCGTACAGGTTGTCGATGCCGAGCTGGTCCTCGACGAACTCGACGCCGGCCTCGTGCACACCGACGGTCCGCTTGCGGATGTCGATCTCGTAGTGGACCTCGGGCTTGAGCAGCTTGGCGATGCGCGCGAACTCGGAGTACCACTTGCTCGACGCGTCGGCGGGACCCGAGATGATCAGCGGCGTCCGGGCCTCGTCGATGAGGATCGAGTCGACCTCGTCGACGATCGCGAAGTTGTGGCCGCGCTGAACGAGGTCGTCGAGCGAGTGCGTCATGTTGTCGCGCAGGTAGTCGAAGCCGAACTCGTTGTTGGTGCCGTAGGTGATGTCGGCGGAGTAGGCCGCGCGGCGCTGGGCCGGGGTCATGCCGGACAGGATCACGTCGGTCTCGAGCCCGAGGAAACGGTGCACACGGCCCATCCACTCGGCGTCGCGCTTGGCGAGGTAGTCGTTGACCGTGACGACGTGGACGCCGTCGCCGGAGATCGCGTTGAGGTAGGCCGGCAGCACACAGGTGAGGGTCTTGCCCTCACCGGTCTTCATCTCGGCGATGTTGCCGAAGTGCAGCGCCGCGCCACCCATGATCTGGACGAGATAGTGCTTCTGGCCGAGCACACGGAAGGACGCCTCCCGGGCGGTCGCGAAGGCTTCCGGAAGCAGATCGTCGAGCGTCTCGCCGTCCTGGTAGCGACTCCGGAACTCGTCCGTCTTGGCCCGGAGCTCGGCATCGGTCAGGGCCTCGAAGTCCGGGGAGAGGGAATCGACATGCTCGGCGATGTGCTTGAGCCGCTTGACCATGCGACCTTCACCGATCCGGAGCAGCTTCGTCAGCGACAGCACTGGTGTGTTCGTCCTCAATCTCGGGTACCTGCACGGACAAGAAATCCGGCCGAGGCCTTGTCGGACCCCGGCCGGATTCCATGGTAGGCGCTGCGCGGGAGTGACCGCGATGGCGAGGTGCCTTCGGTCACTCCCGGCAGTGTCACACGAGCCTGATCAGACCGTAGTCGAAGGCGTGTCGCCGGTAGACCACGGACGGCTTGTCCGTCTCCTTGTCGTGGAACAGGTAGAAGTCGTGACCGACGAGTTCCATCTCGTAGAGGGCGTCGTCGACGGTCATCGGCTGAGCGTTGTGTTCCTTCGTCCGGACGATGCGACCGGGACCGTCCTGGGGTTCCTTCTCGCTGTCGCCGAGCGACAGGTCGGGCGAGATCGCGAGCTCGTCGTCCTGGGCGAGGGCCGCGGTGGCTTCCGCCACGGACACGGGCGTCTTCTCACCGTAGGAGACCTTGCGGCGCTCCTTCGTCCGGCGCAGACGCGATTCGAGCTTGCTGACCACAGACTCGAAGGCAGCGTAGAAGCTGTCGGCACTCGCCTCGGCGCGTACGACCGGTCCCTTTCCGCGGGCAGTGATCTCGACCCGCTGACAACTCTTCTTCTGACGCCTGTTGCGTTCGTGTTGCAACTCGACGTCGAAGATGAAGATCGTCGGATCGAAACGTTCGAGCCGAGCGAGTTTCTCGGAGACGTAGATCCGGAAATGATCGGGGACCTCGACGTTGCGTCCTTTCACGACAACGTCGGCACGGGGGCCTTCCGTGGCGGCATCGGCCTCTGCAACGGAACCTCTGGACTTCGAAGGGGTCGTCACGCGTACCTCCCGAGTTACGGCCGGCGCAGCCCGCGCACCGGCATGATGTATGAGCGCGAGAGCGCGCTCGCCCGGAATCGGAAGAACAGGCGTTTCCACCCGTCTACCTTGTTGTTTCCGGGTCTGATGGCGACGGTAGTACGTAACGCGGAGGTGTGCCACCGTTCCCGCGCGATTTCACGTCGCGTCGCCTTCGGGTCACCCGGCGGAGTACTTTCCGGGCCCGCCCGTGGGCTCACGCATGGGCCGTCACGAGCACTCCGAGAGGGTCGAATCCGGCGCGCCGGAGTGCCCGCACCGACTCGCGCGCGGTGGTTCCGGTGGTGAGCACATCGTCGACGACGAGAACCGGGATCGTGCGCGGCAGCCCGTCGGCGCGCACCCGGACACGGCCGGCGAGGTTGCGCTGCCGGTCGGCTGCCGAGAGCCCCACCGAGTCGCGCACTCCGCCCGCCACATTCAGGATCGGGCGGACGTGGAGGCGACGGTCGTGGGTCGCGGCGGCCCGGGCGGCACGCGTGACGGGATCACCTCCGCGTGCCCGCGCCGCACGCGCCCGGGTGGGAGCGGGCGCCACGATCACGGGGCCCTCGGGCAGCTCGCTCCATCGGCGCAACCGCGCGATCGCGACGGCCCATGCGAGCCCGAGCGGCTCGGCGAGATCCCGGCGGCCACGCTCCTTCGCCACGATCACCGCGCGGCGCCTGGGACCGGTGTACGGGCCCAGACTCCACACCGGAACCCCGGGGTCGACGCGCGGCGCGACGGCCACGGGATGGTCGGAGAGCTCGCGTGCACATGCCCGGCACCAGCTCGTGCCGGGAGCGGCGCAGCCACCGCACCGGGCGGGCAGGACGAGATCGAGAAGGGCCGTGAGCACACCGGGAGTGTGCCCGAAGTCACCGACGACCGGAGATCACAGTCGGCAGGCTCAGCCCGGAAGGACGGGAATCGCCGCCATACCCGCCAGTCCGGGCACCTCGCGCCAGTACCGGTCGCCCGCGGGATCCCGGTTGTTGAGCTGGAAGACCGTCCGGGAATCGGCGAC
This window contains:
- the aroA gene encoding 3-phosphoshikimate 1-carboxyvinyltransferase → MGEDGRVSLWRAPRAVSPVRASVTLPGSKSITNRALILAALADGPSTLTGALRSRDTDLMIGALRTLGTTVTERDGGTTLDVTPGALRGGEVACGLAGTVMRFVPPLAALADGDVRFDGDEQARVRPMSTVLDALRALGADIDGDRLPFTVHGRGAVRGGSVTIDASASSQFVSGLLLSGAAFDEGVVVHHAGEPVPSMPHIEMTVEMLRAAGVPVDTSEADTWRVPPTTIKAVDVTVEPDLSNATPFLAAAAVTGGVVSVPLWPESTTQAGDAIRGILEQMGAEVTWADGTLTVRGPGELRGLDVDLHDVGELAPTVAALAAVAASPSDLRGIAHLRGHETDRLAALATEIARLGGSITETEDGLHIEPAPLHGGIWHSYADHRMATAGAILGLVVDGIEVEDIGTTAKTLPDFEGLWESLLTGSDS
- the rsgA gene encoding ribosome small subunit-dependent GTPase A, with protein sequence MGVAADGERLLRRREYDESDVRVRPGRGSRPRTKDRPAHRNAEEGMVVTVDRGRWGVALGGDPDRIVTTMRARELGRTPIVVGDQVGVVGDLSGRPDTLARIVRVEDRSTVLRRTADDTDPFERIVVANAEQLLIVVALADPPPRTGLVERALVAAYAGGLAPLLGLTKSDLADPDEFAAHFADLDIPVLLVGQGDDLTALHERIDGRVTALIGHSGVGKSTLVNRLVPDADRATGEVSGVGKGRHTSTQSVALHLPEGGWVVDTPGIRSFGLAHIGPDDVVASFGDLAEAVEDCPRGCTHLGPPADPECAFDSLEGKSHNRAMAVRELLTALASNDPW
- a CDS encoding fatty acid desaturase family protein, whose product is MAISDVKEYAHLTEADVEAIGRELDAIRRDIEESRGERDARYVRNTIRLQRGLEIGGRLVLLGSNKRPLWLLGTGMLSLSKIIENMELGHNVMHGQWDWMNDPEVHSANWEWDNVDPSAHWKITHNYLHHKYTNILGMDDDVGYGLLRVTRDQRWKPFYLGNVAYNAILAALFQYGIAIQLLELGKVIQGRDDRELTKARGKEVLAKLGKQHLKDYVIYPALTGKSWKSTMKANATANFVRNIWTNAVIFCGHFPDGAEKFTKQDIETETRAQWYLRQMLGSANISGGKVMDFMTGNLSYQIEHHIYPDLPSNRYAEIAVRVRELCEKYDLPYTTGPLAVQYWKSWRTIAKLSLPDKYLKDDRDAAPETASERGFGGAPEIDPATGRRVGLATTIEKTRKRGFIRRALGMR
- a CDS encoding fatty acid desaturase family protein; the protein is MAITDIRAFSHLTEDDIVALANEFDAIRRDVENSRGPRDARYIHSVIRAQRVLEVVGRCALFGSRRRSRWIIGTAALSLAKIIENMELGHNVMHGQWDWMNDPEIHSTSWEWDQTGPSEHWKRAHNYAHHTYTNIVGMDEDVGFGILRMTRDEKWRPRNLAQPIANIVLALTFEWGIALHDLSAKKELEGVPPTQWNSGPNKEFAAKAGRQVVKDLVFFPALTGPAWRSTLTANLTANVIRNIWAYLVIFCGHFPDGAEKFTTEHYENETRGEWYLRQLLGSANISGGRAMDFLTGNLSYQIEHHLFPDLPSNRYPEIAARVRALCGKYDLPYTTGSLARQYWLALRTIHKLALPDRFLKATADDAPETSSERKFDRWRPDAPVVVTEASTGRRRGLLTALRVHAEHAVAERRRRRGESSHREPSATV
- a CDS encoding ferredoxin reductase, whose product is MGLKEWIEKPAAHVAPGEKSLSNVLRGAVARLTTPLLPDDYLHLVNPLWSARELRGRIVSVRQETPDSATIVIRPGWGFDFGYAPGQYIGIGLHIDGRWHWRSYSLTSSPTWDDKVISIAVKAMPEGFLSSHLVGGVPEGTVVRLAAPKGDFVLPDPPPAKILFLTAGSGITPIMSMLRTLDRRAVERELDLPDVVHIHSAPTAENVMFRSELERFDATHDRFRVHVRHTREKGKFALSELDEVCPDWRERQTWACGPQQMLDDITAHWVAEGIEDQVHLERFAVSRADTSGSGGTITFAKSGKTVTVDGATTILEAGESVGALMPFGCRMGICQTCVVPLEKGHVVDLRSGKEHAEGERVQTCISAAAGDCTLDV